The Candidatus Paceibacterota bacterium genome contains a region encoding:
- the trmD gene encoding tRNA (guanosine(37)-N1)-methyltransferase TrmD — MTFHIITIFPEIFDSYFKEGILRRAQQKKKIKIKIYNLRDFTDDKRKTVDDRPFGGGPGMVLKIDPIQKTINKIKKSAKKKTRIILLSAKGKKLDQKKAKFLTKYKDVILICGRYEGVDERVAKYIANEEISIGDYILSGGELGAMVIIEAVSRLIPGVLGNKESIEDKREVKGYPVYTRPEKIKIDKKERSVPKILLSGDHKKIEKWRSKQAK, encoded by the coding sequence ATGACTTTTCACATAATTACAATTTTTCCGGAGATTTTTGATTCTTACTTTAAAGAAGGGATTTTGCGACGGGCCCAGCAGAAAAAGAAAATAAAAATAAAAATCTATAATCTTCGCGATTTTACAGATGATAAACGAAAGACCGTGGACGATAGGCCATTTGGAGGAGGACCGGGAATGGTTTTAAAAATAGATCCGATACAAAAAACCATAAATAAAATTAAAAAAAGCGCAAAGAAAAAAACAAGAATAATTTTACTTTCCGCAAAAGGAAAAAAATTGGACCAAAAAAAGGCAAAGTTCTTAACTAAGTACAAAGATGTTATTTTAATATGCGGGAGATACGAGGGGGTGGATGAACGAGTTGCAAAATATATTGCCAACGAGGAAATTTCAATCGGAGATTATATTTTATCGGGTGGCGAGCTTGGAGCAATGGTAATTATTGAGGCAGTTTCAAGATTAATTCCGGGGGTTTTAGGAAACAAAGAATCAATAGAAGACAAAAGAGAAGTTAAGGGTTACCCTGTTTATACACGGCCCGAGAAAATCAAAATAGATAAAAAAGAAAGAAGCGTGCCAAAAATTCTTTTGAGCGGAGACCATAAAAAAATTGAAAAATGGAGAAGTAAGCAGGCCAAATAA